Proteins from a genomic interval of Pseudophryne corroboree isolate aPseCor3 chromosome 4, aPseCor3.hap2, whole genome shotgun sequence:
- the SERTAD2 gene encoding SERTA domain-containing protein 2, with protein MLAKVGKRKFDEHEDGLEGKVVSPTDGPSKVSYTLQRQTIFNISLMKLYNHRPLTEPSLQKTVLINNMLRRIQEELKQEGSLRPVFISTSQSSDALGDTYQEAQPAFSHLATQPLQPTDLISTTPLESCLTPASLLEEDTFCTSQTVLQNIASSKLPPPPPLVQPVKDSFSSALDEIEELCPTSTSTEAAAEAAATAHLQDEPVAAGTLKPEGTQENRTSEPKLMDSLPGNFELTASTGFLTDLTLDDILFSDIDTSMYDFDPCTSNAGAASKMAPDELLKTLSPYSSQPVTPSQPFKMDLTELDHIMEVLVGS; from the coding sequence ATGTTGGCTAAAGTGGGAAAGCGAAAGTTTGACGAGCATGAAGATGGGCTGGAAGGCAAAGTGGTGTCTCCGACAGATGGGCCATCGAAGGTATCCTACACTTTACAGCGCCAGACTATCTTCAACATTTCCCTTATGAAACTCTACAACCACAGGCCGCTGACAGAGCCAAGCTTGCAGAAAACAGTTTTAATTAATAACATGTTGAGACGGATACAGGAGGAGCTAAAACAAGAAGGTAGCTTGAGGCCTGTTTTTATTAGCACTTCACAGTCTTCGGACGCTCTTGGTGACACTTATCAGGAGGCTCAGCCTGCATTCAGCCATCTTGCCACCCAGCCTCTTCAACCCACTGACTTAATAAGCACTACACCACTGGAATCTTGCCTCAccccagcctctctccttgaagagGACACATTTTGCACTTCCCAGACAGTCCTGCAGAATATTGCAAGCAGCAAATTACCACCACCGCCGCCTCTTGTCCAGCCAGTAAAAGACAGTTTCTCCTCAGCCTTGGATGAAATTGAGGAACTGTGTCCAACTTCTACCTCCACtgaggcagctgcagaagcagcagcaacagcgcaTTTGCAGGATGAACCTGTTGCGGCAGGAACACTTAAGCCGGAGGGAACACAGGAGAACAGAACAAGTGAGCCAAAACTAATGGATTCCCTTCCTGGGAACTTTGAATTAACAGCCTCCACTGGCTTTCTTACAGACCTGACCTTGGATGACAtccttttttctgatattgacacgTCCATGTATGATTTTGATCCTTGCACCTCAAATGCTGGAGCAGCCTCTAAAATGGCACCAGACGAACTTCTCAAAACTTTGTCTCCATATAGCAGCCAACCGGTAACCCCGAGTCAGCCTTTTAAGATGGACCTTACGGAATTAGACCACATAATGGAGGTTTTGGTAGGATCCTAA